One segment of Rhodothermus bifroesti DNA contains the following:
- a CDS encoding universal stress protein, whose product MIRRILVALDPDTDTRTAVRYASELARRHGASVTGLAVVDTGHIEASIRGGGIGSMYYAVKLREQLTEEAHLVARRLIEEFDAVADEEGLRHRNTVAEGVPFQRIIEDMKYHDLLVVGKEPHFFYSHPEEKNKTLVRVVHESVGPVLVVGEVYRAIHRVLIAYDGSAAAARAIQRFAQLKPFGTEVALEVLTISEDTSEARLMLSLMEEYLQEHGFILNTTVRSSESVAEEIVRFAEEVKADLVVAGAYATSGLKRWLFGSSTSALLEKTTLPLFIYH is encoded by the coding sequence ATGATCCGGCGTATCCTTGTAGCCCTTGATCCAGACACCGATACGCGAACTGCCGTTCGCTACGCTTCAGAACTCGCTCGCCGTCATGGTGCCAGCGTAACTGGACTGGCTGTTGTTGACACGGGCCACATCGAAGCTAGCATTCGCGGAGGAGGTATTGGAAGTATGTATTATGCCGTAAAGCTACGTGAACAGCTCACCGAAGAAGCCCATCTGGTAGCCCGTCGGCTTATTGAGGAATTTGACGCCGTTGCCGATGAAGAGGGCTTACGGCACCGCAATACCGTCGCTGAAGGGGTGCCTTTTCAGCGGATTATAGAAGACATGAAGTATCACGACCTGCTTGTGGTAGGTAAAGAGCCCCACTTTTTTTACAGCCATCCCGAAGAGAAAAATAAAACGCTCGTCCGGGTGGTACACGAAAGCGTCGGCCCTGTACTTGTGGTCGGTGAGGTATACCGCGCAATTCATCGCGTGCTTATAGCCTATGATGGCAGCGCTGCAGCAGCTCGAGCAATCCAGCGTTTTGCTCAGCTTAAGCCTTTTGGAACTGAGGTTGCGCTAGAAGTCCTTACCATCTCAGAGGACACTTCTGAAGCACGCCTTATGCTTTCACTTATGGAAGAATACCTTCAAGAACATGGGTTTATTCTTAATACTACAGTCCGTAGTAGCGAAAGTGTTGCTGAGGAGATTGTTCGTTTTGCTGAAGAGGTCAAGGCCGACTTGGTTGTTGCTGGTGCGTATGCCACAAGTGGTTTAAAGCGTTGGCTTTTTGGATCCTCTACCTCGGCGCTTTTGGAAAAAACGACTTTGCCTCTTTTTATTTACCACTGA
- a CDS encoding glucose-6-phosphate isomerase yields the protein MLRYDYAPALAFLEPHDWEAIHPRLEAAQKMLLEHTGPGHEMLGWRELLRKPDDALLEMLDATAAEIREQADVFLCLGIGGSYLGARAVIEALTPSFRHLAPTPEILFAGHHLSGSYLKALLNYLEGKSVYLNVVSKSGTTLETMLAFRVLRPWMEARFPDASRRILVTTDPAHGRLLEMARTYGYPRFAIPPNVGGRFSVLTAVGLLPIAVAGVDIRSLFYGAVETCERLSNPLDNPALNYAALRYLLYERGYALELLAVFEPRLSGIGAWWQQLFGESEGKQGKGLYPDTVQYSTDLHSLGQYVQEGRRHLIETFLMVEREPDPLLVPDTGDDLDGLAYLSGRSFQEINRIAYEGTRKAHAEGGVPVSTIWLEHLSPNALGACLYFFMHAVAISGYLLGVNPFDQPGVEAYKREMYRLLGHA from the coding sequence ATGCTCCGCTACGACTATGCACCCGCGTTGGCTTTTTTAGAACCCCACGATTGGGAAGCTATACATCCACGCCTCGAAGCCGCCCAAAAGATGCTTTTGGAGCACACAGGACCTGGGCACGAAATGCTTGGCTGGCGTGAGCTATTACGCAAACCCGACGACGCACTGCTCGAAATGCTCGATGCTACTGCTGCCGAAATTCGCGAGCAGGCCGACGTCTTTTTGTGTCTGGGTATTGGCGGATCCTACTTAGGGGCACGCGCTGTCATTGAAGCCCTTACCCCCTCTTTTAGACACCTTGCTCCTACGCCCGAAATCCTCTTCGCTGGTCACCACCTCAGTGGAAGCTATCTCAAAGCACTCCTCAACTACCTTGAAGGCAAATCGGTGTACCTCAACGTTGTTTCTAAAAGTGGAACTACCCTTGAGACAATGTTGGCCTTTCGCGTGCTTCGTCCCTGGATGGAAGCCCGCTTTCCCGATGCCAGCCGACGTATTCTTGTGACCACCGATCCTGCCCATGGCCGTCTGCTTGAGATGGCCCGTACTTACGGCTACCCACGCTTTGCCATCCCACCGAATGTAGGCGGAAGGTTTTCTGTTTTAACTGCCGTTGGTTTGCTACCTATCGCTGTAGCTGGGGTTGACATTCGCTCGCTTTTCTACGGTGCTGTCGAGACCTGCGAACGACTCTCCAATCCTCTCGATAACCCTGCCCTCAACTACGCTGCACTGCGCTACTTGCTTTATGAACGCGGCTACGCCCTCGAACTCCTTGCTGTCTTTGAACCTCGCCTAAGCGGCATTGGCGCTTGGTGGCAGCAGCTTTTTGGAGAAAGCGAAGGGAAACAAGGTAAGGGACTCTATCCCGACACAGTTCAGTACTCAACGGATCTACACTCGTTAGGACAGTATGTCCAGGAAGGAAGGCGACATCTAATTGAAACTTTCCTGATGGTTGAACGCGAACCTGACCCCCTACTGGTTCCAGACACCGGAGATGACTTAGATGGTCTAGCCTACCTTTCTGGCCGTTCCTTTCAAGAGATCAACCGCATCGCCTACGAAGGCACCCGTAAAGCTCATGCTGAAGGTGGCGTTCCAGTCTCAACGATCTGGCTAGAGCACCTTAGCCCAAACGCTCTAGGCGCCTGCCTGTACTTCTTTATGCATGCCGTAGCCATCAGCGGCTACTTACTTGGGGTCAATCCTTTCGACCAGCCTGGCGTTGAGGCCTATAAACGGGAAATGTACCGGCTTCTCGGCCACGCCTAA
- the glp gene encoding gephyrin-like molybdotransferase Glp: protein MREFVSVDEARALILDHVKPLPVEQVPLAQALGRRLAEPVVSHDNIPPFPNAAMDGYAVRQADIVQLPALLRVVATVGAGQLPPEVVPKGACVQIMTGAPLPHWADAVVPLEWTEVDSEGRVRILQRPAAGENIRPSGQDVQAGQLLFAPGQPITPPVVAMLATIGVAQVPVFRRPRLRVVVTGDELVDPSQALTPGHIRDSAGPGLTAQAQWAGAEVLPPLRVPDDRQKLEKAVVQALEADVLVFSGGVSVGLYDLVRQVLDAYGTAWLFWKIRQRPGKPMAFGLLEGKPVFGLPGNPVSSALCFDQYVVPALRRMQGQQSVLRPRFPAVLEAPTPKKAGLYFFTRGVARAANDGKLYVHDTGPQGSNLYHSMVRANCLIHLPEALEKAPAGLEVFIEWLPWAMEP, encoded by the coding sequence ATGCGCGAATTTGTTTCTGTAGATGAAGCCCGGGCATTGATTTTAGATCATGTCAAGCCTTTGCCTGTTGAGCAGGTGCCTTTAGCCCAGGCATTGGGTCGGCGTTTAGCCGAACCAGTGGTCAGTCACGATAATATTCCGCCGTTTCCCAATGCCGCGATGGACGGCTATGCGGTTCGGCAAGCGGATATTGTTCAGCTGCCGGCCCTGTTGCGGGTGGTAGCCACGGTAGGTGCTGGACAGCTGCCCCCGGAGGTAGTGCCTAAAGGGGCTTGTGTGCAAATTATGACTGGCGCTCCGCTGCCTCACTGGGCCGATGCCGTTGTGCCCTTAGAATGGACCGAAGTCGATTCAGAGGGTAGGGTGCGCATTTTGCAGCGACCGGCGGCAGGAGAAAACATCCGTCCATCCGGACAGGACGTCCAGGCAGGTCAGTTACTCTTTGCCCCAGGGCAGCCTATTACGCCGCCAGTAGTGGCCATGTTGGCTACGATAGGGGTTGCCCAAGTTCCTGTGTTTCGCAGACCGCGATTGAGGGTGGTGGTTACAGGAGATGAACTGGTCGATCCCTCTCAAGCGCTAACGCCGGGGCATATTCGGGACTCTGCTGGCCCAGGACTTACAGCGCAGGCTCAATGGGCCGGTGCAGAAGTGCTACCACCGCTTCGCGTACCGGATGATCGTCAGAAGCTGGAGAAAGCTGTGGTGCAGGCACTTGAGGCCGATGTGCTGGTCTTTTCTGGAGGGGTTTCGGTTGGGCTTTATGATCTTGTGCGTCAAGTGCTGGATGCTTATGGCACGGCATGGCTTTTTTGGAAGATTCGCCAGCGACCTGGCAAACCAATGGCTTTTGGTTTGCTAGAAGGGAAACCCGTGTTTGGGCTGCCTGGAAATCCAGTCTCTTCTGCCTTGTGCTTCGACCAGTACGTTGTGCCTGCGCTTCGGCGCATGCAAGGGCAACAGTCTGTGCTGCGGCCGCGCTTTCCAGCTGTACTCGAGGCGCCTACACCGAAAAAAGCCGGCCTCTATTTCTTCACCCGAGGGGTAGCCCGTGCCGCAAATGACGGCAAACTTTACGTGCACGATACCGGTCCGCAAGGTTCTAACCTCTACCATTCCATGGTGCGAGCCAACTGCCTGATCCATTTGCCCGAAGCCCTTGAAAAAGCTCCAGCTGGGCTTGAGGTGTTCATCGAATGGCTTCCTTGGGCAATGGAACCTTAA
- a CDS encoding thioredoxin family protein, translated as MKRKPFWLGVAGLLGLALTVSGPEKELEIGSKAPLIDLKMRDVSGQMLSLRDVAGKNGLLVIFSCNTCPWVKAWEDRYLIVAQKAKELGIGMIAVNPNEAYRNRGDGFEDMQQQAKEKGYTFPYVLDEGSRLADAFGATRTPHVFLFNKDLVLVYRGAIDDNARNPEAVQQPYLLNAMEAMAAGKPIPVATTRSIGCTIKRVEKS; from the coding sequence ATGAAGCGCAAACCTTTCTGGTTAGGGGTTGCTGGACTGCTAGGTTTAGCACTTACGGTTTCTGGCCCCGAAAAAGAGCTAGAGATTGGAAGCAAGGCCCCGTTGATCGACTTAAAAATGCGCGACGTATCGGGACAAATGCTCTCGTTACGCGACGTTGCGGGTAAAAATGGCCTGCTGGTTATTTTTTCGTGCAATACATGCCCTTGGGTAAAGGCTTGGGAAGATCGGTATTTGATTGTGGCGCAGAAAGCCAAGGAACTAGGCATTGGCATGATTGCCGTGAACCCTAACGAAGCCTATCGAAATCGGGGTGACGGTTTTGAAGACATGCAGCAGCAGGCAAAGGAAAAAGGCTATACCTTCCCATACGTCCTGGATGAAGGATCCAGGCTGGCTGATGCCTTTGGGGCAACCCGCACGCCCCATGTGTTTCTCTTTAATAAGGACTTGGTGCTGGTTTACCGGGGTGCAATTGATGATAATGCCCGCAATCCCGAGGCCGTGCAACAGCCCTATTTACTCAATGCCATGGAAGCAATGGCCGCAGGTAAGCCGATCCCAGTAGCTACTACGCGCTCTATTGGCTGCACGATTAAACGGGTAGAAAAAAGTTGA
- a CDS encoding NUDIX hydrolase, whose amino-acid sequence MQLLGPLLLPSTAPQVFVTCLSDQAGRQGLAAGTRLWEFPEAVPQECCCTRLGVVAVPPGGAEACKGFWELRTALPASAFCNFSPYRPPVGVQAAGGVILRAAASAPEVLLIHRRGCWDLPKGKCNPGEAVEACALREVAEELGIPPEALRLLTLLGHTVHAYPLDGHYAVKVTCWFLMETTAETFVPQPEEGIVAAAWVSVAQAQKQVGYATLEAVLAALKRRFAQQVSSPRA is encoded by the coding sequence ATGCAGCTGTTAGGGCCGTTACTGCTTCCTTCAACAGCTCCACAAGTATTTGTGACTTGCCTTTCGGACCAAGCGGGTAGGCAAGGTTTAGCAGCAGGAACGCGGCTATGGGAGTTTCCTGAAGCGGTTCCCCAGGAATGCTGCTGCACGCGGCTCGGCGTTGTAGCGGTGCCGCCAGGGGGAGCTGAGGCCTGTAAAGGTTTTTGGGAGTTGCGCACAGCGCTACCGGCTTCGGCATTTTGTAATTTTTCTCCTTACCGTCCGCCTGTCGGCGTGCAAGCTGCCGGGGGCGTTATCCTTCGGGCTGCTGCGTCAGCGCCGGAGGTGCTCCTGATTCATCGACGGGGATGCTGGGATTTGCCCAAAGGCAAATGTAACCCGGGTGAAGCGGTCGAAGCTTGCGCCTTACGGGAAGTGGCCGAAGAGCTGGGCATCCCGCCTGAAGCGCTTCGGTTACTGACATTGTTGGGGCATACGGTGCATGCCTATCCCCTAGATGGCCACTATGCGGTGAAGGTGACCTGCTGGTTTCTGATGGAGACGACGGCCGAGACGTTTGTGCCACAGCCTGAGGAAGGCATTGTGGCTGCAGCTTGGGTTTCAGTGGCGCAAGCTCAAAAGCAGGTGGGCTATGCCACGCTCGAGGCTGTGCTTGCGGCGCTCAAACGCCGATTTGCTCAGCAGGTGTCGTCGCCAAGAGCCTAA
- a CDS encoding NUDIX hydrolase, whose product MLGPWKCLHREVLADYKVFRIWREQVQPPRATKPYDFYLLEAIDWVNVIPVTPEGQIVFVRQYRYGTKEVSLEIPGGAVDPEDPSPLEAARRELREETGYAPEHLRYLGAVAPNPAILTNRCHVFLAENVRLVGAQQLDGAEEIEVVLLEVGEIPERIMRGEITHALVLAALYLYMLGQQGLAQPSR is encoded by the coding sequence ATGTTAGGGCCTTGGAAGTGCTTGCATCGAGAAGTGCTGGCCGATTACAAGGTGTTTCGCATCTGGCGTGAGCAGGTGCAGCCGCCGCGGGCCACTAAGCCGTATGATTTTTATCTGCTCGAAGCGATCGACTGGGTGAACGTCATTCCAGTCACGCCTGAAGGACAGATCGTTTTTGTGCGGCAGTATCGCTACGGCACCAAAGAGGTTTCGCTTGAGATTCCTGGTGGTGCTGTAGATCCCGAAGACCCTTCGCCCCTAGAGGCCGCGCGTCGTGAATTGCGGGAAGAGACCGGCTATGCTCCAGAGCACTTAAGGTATTTAGGTGCGGTCGCGCCTAACCCAGCCATCCTCACCAATCGCTGCCACGTATTTCTAGCAGAAAACGTTCGGCTGGTGGGAGCGCAGCAGTTGGATGGGGCGGAAGAGATCGAAGTGGTGTTGCTGGAGGTAGGGGAGATTCCGGAGCGGATTATGCGGGGGGAAATTACGCACGCGCTAGTGCTTGCTGCGCTTTATCTCTACATGCTAGGGCAGCAGGGTCTAGCGCAGCCATCGCGTTGA
- a CDS encoding phosphatase PAP2 family protein produces MKGHSGLTRRLLLFWLFGVGLYSLDFCVKLFPLWRLPVDISFPIDHWIPFEPIWAWIYMPFWLLFLFLGSGYALWRMREHGLYPYQFLAGGTLMQLGGWSIHFLFPTYMPRPDLPETGGASIWLMRQIYEADPPTHVFPSLHVASTVLVAYFLQIALSNASPATQRASWLIGTATVVLVSLSTLFTKQHGVIDVGAGLLWGYLSGTAGMHLGMAWRRYLRAVWALSTRWLR; encoded by the coding sequence ATGAAGGGGCATAGCGGATTGACCCGACGACTACTGCTTTTTTGGCTGTTTGGGGTTGGGCTCTACAGCCTGGACTTCTGCGTTAAGCTCTTCCCCTTATGGCGTCTGCCCGTCGACATCTCATTTCCTATTGACCATTGGATTCCTTTTGAACCGATCTGGGCATGGATTTATATGCCTTTCTGGCTGCTATTTCTCTTTCTCGGAAGCGGCTATGCGCTTTGGCGCATGCGGGAGCATGGGCTCTACCCTTACCAGTTCCTCGCCGGAGGGACGCTCATGCAGTTAGGCGGCTGGTCGATCCATTTTCTGTTTCCAACCTACATGCCGCGCCCCGATCTGCCCGAAACCGGTGGGGCTTCAATCTGGCTAATGCGCCAAATCTACGAGGCCGATCCCCCTACCCACGTGTTTCCCAGTCTGCACGTTGCAAGCACCGTGCTGGTCGCTTACTTTCTTCAAATAGCTCTTTCGAACGCCTCACCAGCTACGCAGCGCGCCAGTTGGCTTATCGGAACCGCAACAGTCGTTTTGGTTTCGCTCAGCACCTTGTTCACAAAACAACATGGCGTAATCGATGTCGGCGCTGGCTTGCTCTGGGGCTATCTTTCAGGAACAGCTGGAATGCATTTAGGTATGGCCTGGCGCCGCTATCTACGTGCCGTGTGGGCGCTCTCAACGCGATGGCTGCGCTAG
- a CDS encoding uracil-DNA glycosylase, with product MVPAIASLWALCEAQLFATPSSERLFNLYSDRHPELDREEAPAIRRNNLKRYFAAYAAVPSVLLLAEAPGPWGCRFSGVPLTSEAQLLDPEFPLQGEASSAAPRPHHEYSARIYWRVMRPYFPRFFTWSAVPLHPHYPGAPLSIRTPTQQEVRSWLPFTAAIVEILSPERVIAVGRKAEFALQALGIPYTYVRHPSQGGARQFESGIRALFS from the coding sequence ATGGTGCCAGCTATAGCGTCACTTTGGGCATTGTGCGAAGCGCAGCTTTTTGCTACGCCTTCAAGCGAGCGACTTTTTAATCTTTATAGTGATCGTCATCCTGAGCTGGATCGGGAAGAAGCTCCAGCAATTCGCCGGAATAACTTGAAGCGGTATTTTGCTGCTTATGCAGCGGTGCCCTCGGTGTTACTTTTGGCTGAGGCGCCAGGACCTTGGGGCTGCCGTTTTTCTGGCGTGCCGCTCACGAGCGAGGCGCAACTGCTTGATCCCGAATTCCCGCTGCAGGGCGAGGCTTCTAGTGCAGCCCCTCGACCGCATCACGAATACAGCGCCCGGATTTACTGGCGCGTTATGCGGCCGTACTTTCCGCGATTTTTTACGTGGAGTGCAGTGCCATTGCATCCCCATTATCCAGGTGCGCCGCTTTCGATTCGCACGCCTACGCAGCAGGAAGTGCGCTCCTGGCTGCCGTTTACCGCAGCCATTGTTGAAATTTTATCGCCTGAGCGGGTGATTGCTGTGGGTCGCAAAGCGGAGTTTGCGTTGCAGGCGCTGGGCATTCCCTATACCTATGTGCGTCACCCTTCGCAGGGAGGGGCACGGCAGTTCGAAAGTGGGATTCGCGCGCTTTTTAGTTAA
- a CDS encoding MmgE/PrpD family protein — MQKHVVRVYPSKARLPREEQLAWKLAQVATDEAPLDAAAVEMVINRIIDNAAVAVAALNRRPVANARTQALAHPNPAGATLFGLPATQRFSCEWAAWANGVAVRELDFHDTFLAADYAHPADNIPPILAVAQQTGRRGMDVLRGILAAYEVHVSLVKAICLHKHKKDHIAHLAPAATVGIGALLALPTEVIYQAVQQAVHVSFQTRQSRKGEISSWKAYAPAFAGKQAIEAIDRAMRGETSPSPIYEGEDSVIAWMLDGPEALYEVALPEPGEPRRQILETYTKEHSAEYQAQALIDLAFRMREKIDDFEKIKEVVIYTSHHTHYVIGSGSGDPQKYDPEASRETLDHSIMYIFAVALQDGSWHHERSYAPERARRSDTVRLWRKVRTVEDPAWTARYHHPDPAQKAFGGRVEIIFEDGRVLVDELAVANAHPNGARPFDREDYIRKFDVLTDGIVTPAERDRFLALVARLPELSPEEVQQLNVEVPLSWLTYRERDRRGIF, encoded by the coding sequence ATGCAGAAGCATGTTGTACGCGTCTATCCTTCCAAAGCGCGCCTGCCTCGTGAGGAACAATTGGCTTGGAAGCTTGCCCAAGTAGCTACCGATGAAGCCCCGTTGGATGCAGCCGCAGTCGAAATGGTGATAAACCGCATCATCGACAATGCAGCAGTTGCGGTGGCTGCGCTCAACCGTCGTCCGGTAGCTAATGCGCGCACGCAGGCGCTAGCCCACCCGAATCCTGCAGGCGCAACGCTTTTTGGTCTGCCGGCAACGCAGCGGTTTAGTTGTGAATGGGCTGCTTGGGCCAATGGTGTGGCGGTACGTGAGCTGGATTTTCATGATACTTTTTTGGCTGCCGACTATGCGCATCCGGCAGATAACATCCCGCCTATTCTGGCTGTGGCGCAGCAGACAGGGCGGAGAGGCATGGATGTGTTGCGGGGCATTTTGGCGGCCTATGAGGTGCACGTTAGTCTGGTGAAAGCCATCTGTCTGCACAAGCACAAAAAAGACCACATTGCGCACTTGGCGCCGGCGGCCACTGTTGGCATTGGTGCGCTGCTTGCCCTTCCTACGGAGGTGATCTATCAGGCCGTGCAGCAGGCTGTGCACGTGTCGTTTCAAACGCGCCAGTCGCGTAAAGGGGAGATTTCCAGCTGGAAGGCCTATGCGCCGGCTTTTGCTGGCAAGCAAGCCATTGAAGCGATTGACCGGGCGATGCGCGGCGAAACGTCGCCTTCGCCCATCTACGAAGGCGAAGACAGCGTGATCGCCTGGATGCTCGACGGGCCTGAAGCCCTCTACGAGGTTGCGCTTCCTGAGCCTGGCGAGCCGAGGCGTCAGATTTTAGAGACCTATACCAAAGAGCATTCGGCGGAGTATCAAGCGCAGGCCCTAATTGACTTGGCTTTTCGCATGCGCGAAAAGATTGATGACTTTGAGAAGATCAAAGAAGTTGTCATTTACACAAGCCACCACACGCATTATGTGATTGGCTCAGGTTCAGGCGATCCGCAGAAGTACGACCCCGAGGCGAGCCGCGAGACGCTCGATCACAGCATCATGTACATCTTTGCTGTGGCTTTGCAAGACGGCAGCTGGCATCATGAGCGTAGCTATGCGCCAGAGCGTGCCCGGCGGTCCGACACGGTGCGGCTTTGGCGGAAGGTTCGTACAGTTGAAGATCCGGCGTGGACGGCACGCTACCACCATCCAGATCCTGCTCAGAAGGCCTTTGGTGGGCGCGTGGAAATAATCTTTGAGGATGGGCGCGTGCTGGTTGATGAGCTAGCTGTCGCCAATGCGCATCCCAATGGTGCGCGGCCATTCGATCGGGAAGACTACATCCGCAAATTCGATGTGCTTACCGACGGGATTGTTACGCCTGCGGAGCGCGACCGGTTTTTAGCGTTGGTAGCGCGTTTGCCCGAGCTTTCGCCGGAAGAGGTGCAGCAGCTCAACGTCGAGGTGCCTTTGTCTTGGCTTACCTATAGGGAGCGCGACCGGAGAGGGATTTTTTAA
- the thiC gene encoding phosphomethylpyrimidine synthase ThiC, with amino-acid sequence MMPQPPQAIRRVYVSGYRYPELRVPFKEVHLSPTRLPDGRLEPNAPVLLYDTRGPWGDPDFHGDIRQGLPPLRRPWIEARGDVEEYEGRPVQPIDDGYRNEAERQQAELRGKVHRWPGVRRRPLRGKNGAAVTQMHYARQGIITPEMEFVAIRENMRRERLIELQAALGDRWSLAFQHPGQAWGAQIPPVITPEFVRDEVARGRAIIPCNVNHPECEPMIIGRNFLVKINANIGTSAVSSSIDEEVEKLLWAIYWGADTVMDLSTGKNIHETREWILRNSPVPIGTVPIYQALEKVGGKPEELTWEIFRDTLIEQCEQGVDYMTIHAGVRLAYIPLTAYRRTGIVSRGGSIMAKWCLAHHKENFLYTHFEEICAILRQYDVSISLGDGLRPGSIQDANDEAQFAELKTLGELTQIAWKYDVQVMIEGPGHIPMHLIKENVDRELAECYEAPFYTLGPLVTDIAPAYDHITSAIGAAMIGWFGAAMLCYVTPKEHLGLPNKNDVREGVIAYKIAAHAADLAKGHPGAQYWDNALSKARFEFRWEDQFNLSLDPERARAYHDETLPAEGAKLAHFCSMCGPKFCSMKITEEIRAMAEQQGVEAQQLIEEGLRQKAREFVEKGAELYT; translated from the coding sequence ATGATGCCACAACCACCGCAGGCTATTCGGCGCGTGTACGTGTCCGGATATCGTTATCCTGAACTGCGCGTTCCCTTCAAAGAGGTGCACCTGTCGCCAACGCGGCTGCCTGATGGTCGCTTGGAGCCGAACGCGCCGGTCTTGCTTTACGATACGCGAGGTCCTTGGGGAGATCCGGACTTTCACGGGGACATTCGGCAGGGGCTGCCGCCCCTAAGGCGTCCCTGGATTGAGGCGCGCGGGGATGTAGAGGAATACGAAGGACGGCCGGTTCAACCGATCGACGACGGTTACCGGAATGAGGCGGAACGCCAGCAAGCCGAGCTGCGCGGCAAGGTGCATCGCTGGCCGGGCGTTCGTCGCCGGCCGCTGCGGGGCAAAAACGGTGCGGCCGTTACCCAAATGCATTACGCCCGGCAGGGCATCATTACCCCCGAGATGGAGTTTGTCGCCATCCGGGAAAACATGCGGCGCGAACGGCTTATCGAACTTCAGGCGGCTTTGGGCGACCGCTGGTCGCTTGCTTTTCAACATCCGGGGCAGGCTTGGGGAGCACAAATTCCACCGGTGATAACGCCCGAGTTTGTGCGCGATGAAGTGGCCCGAGGGCGAGCCATCATCCCCTGCAACGTGAACCACCCGGAGTGCGAGCCGATGATTATCGGCCGCAACTTCCTGGTTAAGATCAACGCAAATATTGGCACTTCGGCTGTCTCCAGTTCGATTGACGAAGAGGTAGAGAAACTCCTTTGGGCGATTTACTGGGGAGCGGATACCGTGATGGACCTCTCGACGGGCAAGAACATTCACGAAACCCGCGAGTGGATTCTGCGCAACAGTCCAGTGCCTATCGGGACCGTTCCGATCTACCAGGCGCTGGAAAAGGTGGGCGGCAAGCCCGAAGAACTTACCTGGGAAATCTTTCGGGATACGCTTATTGAGCAGTGCGAGCAAGGCGTCGATTACATGACCATCCATGCAGGCGTTCGACTGGCCTATATTCCCCTCACTGCTTATCGCCGGACGGGCATTGTCTCGCGGGGCGGATCGATTATGGCCAAGTGGTGTTTGGCCCACCACAAAGAGAACTTTCTCTACACGCACTTTGAGGAAATTTGCGCCATTTTGCGGCAGTACGATGTCTCGATCAGTTTGGGTGATGGATTGCGTCCGGGCTCTATTCAAGATGCCAATGATGAGGCCCAGTTTGCCGAGCTCAAGACCTTGGGTGAGCTGACCCAGATTGCCTGGAAGTACGATGTGCAGGTGATGATCGAAGGTCCAGGCCACATTCCCATGCATCTGATCAAGGAGAATGTAGACCGGGAGCTGGCCGAGTGTTATGAAGCCCCCTTTTACACGTTAGGGCCGCTGGTAACCGATATTGCCCCAGCTTACGACCACATCACCTCGGCCATTGGTGCTGCGATGATCGGTTGGTTTGGTGCCGCCATGCTCTGCTACGTCACGCCTAAAGAGCATCTGGGCTTGCCGAATAAGAACGATGTGCGCGAGGGCGTCATTGCCTACAAGATTGCGGCCCACGCGGCCGATTTGGCCAAGGGCCATCCAGGTGCGCAGTACTGGGACAACGCGCTCTCCAAGGCCCGTTTTGAGTTTCGCTGGGAAGACCAGTTTAATCTGTCGCTTGATCCAGAGCGGGCGCGAGCCTATCACGACGAGACGCTACCCGCTGAAGGTGCTAAGCTGGCCCACTTCTGCTCCATGTGCGGTCCTAAGTTTTGCTCCATGAAAATCACCGAAGAAATTCGCGCCATGGCGGAGCAGCAAGGCGTTGAAGCCCAGCAGCTTATCGAGGAAGGGCTGCGGCAAAAAGCCCGGGAGTTTGTCGAAAAGGGGGCGGAACTTTATACCTAA
- the rpmE gene encoding 50S ribosomal protein L31 codes for MKKGLHPEYKLITVRLADGSEFQIRSTLPGPVYVSDVDATNHPFYTGVRQYVDRAGRVEKFMRRYGTITSEGIKKGK; via the coding sequence ATGAAAAAAGGCCTGCATCCTGAATACAAATTGATCACTGTGCGGCTGGCCGATGGCAGTGAGTTTCAGATTCGCTCAACGCTACCAGGCCCAGTTTACGTTTCCGATGTGGACGCAACGAATCATCCTTTCTATACGGGTGTGCGGCAGTACGTTGACCGCGCTGGCCGGGTAGAGAAGTTTATGCGCCGTTACGGCACCATTACTTCGGAGGGCATCAAGAAGGGTAAGTAG